The following proteins come from a genomic window of candidate division KSB1 bacterium:
- a CDS encoding PIG-L family deacetylase, which yields MRILYIYPHPDDESFGPAHVMSKQLRQGHEVFLLTLTRGGATRQRFKYNHTVEEMGGVRFAEMQRVNEVLGLSGMTVLDLPDSGLKEMDPREIEKVVVDEVERIKPEVLVSYAVHGISGFHDHLVTHAIVKRVFVELRESKSYLKRLAFVTVSEIESQKSKHFPLSFSTPDEIDCVVEVDEEDIKKSHLALDCYVTFQETIEKSGIKGFIGREASFELYQENFDPPLGDLFERLPSD from the coding sequence TTGAGGATTCTTTATATCTACCCGCACCCTGATGACGAGTCCTTCGGACCTGCTCATGTCATGTCAAAGCAGCTCCGCCAGGGGCATGAAGTTTTTCTCCTAACCCTCACGCGTGGTGGGGCGACCCGGCAGCGATTCAAATACAATCATACAGTTGAAGAAATGGGAGGCGTCCGGTTTGCAGAGATGCAGCGGGTAAATGAGGTTCTGGGCTTAAGCGGCATGACCGTTCTCGATTTGCCTGACAGCGGCTTAAAGGAAATGGATCCGCGGGAGATCGAAAAAGTGGTTGTTGACGAAGTCGAAAGAATTAAACCTGAAGTACTGGTGTCTTATGCGGTGCACGGCATCAGCGGTTTCCATGATCATCTGGTAACCCACGCCATTGTGAAGCGGGTTTTTGTTGAATTGAGAGAAAGCAAAAGTTATCTTAAACGGCTTGCATTTGTAACCGTGTCTGAAATAGAATCCCAAAAAAGCAAACATTTCCCGCTGAGTTTTTCGACTCCTGACGAGATTGATTGCGTGGTTGAAGTAGATGAAGAGGATATCAAAAAATCTCACCTTGCTCTTGATTGTTACGTCACATTTCAGGAGACCATAGAAAAATCCGGCATCAAAGGGTTTATTGGCCGTGAAGCGTCTTTTGAACTCTATCAGGAAAATTTCGATCCGCCATTAGGTGATTTATTTGAACGGCTCCCTTCGGATTAA
- a CDS encoding SDR family oxidoreductase, whose protein sequence is MSAKILVTGGTGTTGSHLVNLLHEQKADFKALVRSEEKARPLQEKGVATTIGDFASTSSIDQALEGVEKVFLLSAAGPDQVEHQGNFVQSCQKAAVKYIVKVSAIGTAADSPVALARWHAQTEEEIRKSGLNYTFLHPHAFMQNQFANIETIKSQGAIYAPMADAKFATVDARDIASVATRLLSEDGHEGKTYLLTGPEAISMSDIAGTLERLLGKEVNYLPVSFEDARKAMLGMGMPEWLADDLTELNKIFAAGHGAEVSNDIETVTGKKATPFEQFAKDHIDFFK, encoded by the coding sequence ATGAGTGCGAAAATTTTGGTCACGGGCGGCACGGGCACAACTGGTTCTCACCTGGTTAACTTATTGCATGAACAGAAAGCCGATTTCAAAGCGCTGGTTAGAAGTGAAGAAAAGGCCAGACCGTTGCAGGAAAAAGGCGTTGCCACCACGATTGGAGATTTTGCAAGTACATCGTCGATCGACCAGGCCTTAGAGGGTGTCGAAAAAGTTTTTCTATTGTCTGCTGCCGGACCGGATCAGGTCGAGCACCAGGGTAATTTTGTGCAATCGTGTCAAAAGGCCGCGGTCAAGTATATCGTCAAAGTTTCTGCAATCGGAACAGCCGCAGATTCCCCCGTAGCTCTGGCGCGCTGGCATGCGCAAACCGAGGAAGAAATCCGCAAGTCCGGCCTGAACTATACTTTTTTACACCCCCATGCGTTTATGCAAAACCAGTTTGCGAATATTGAGACAATCAAATCACAAGGTGCTATCTATGCGCCGATGGCCGATGCAAAATTTGCAACCGTCGATGCTCGCGATATCGCTTCAGTTGCAACCAGGCTACTCTCCGAAGATGGTCACGAAGGCAAAACTTACCTGCTCACGGGCCCTGAAGCGATTTCCATGTCTGATATTGCCGGAACATTAGAAAGGTTACTTGGAAAAGAAGTAAATTACCTGCCAGTTTCATTTGAAGATGCCAGAAAGGCCATGTTGGGGATGGGCATGCCCGAGTGGTTGGCAGACGACCTCACCGAACTTAACAAAATATTTGCGGCGGGACACGGTGCCGAGGTCAGCAATGACATTGAAACGGTTACCGGTAAAAAGGCGACACCATTTGAGCAGTTTGCAAAAGATCATATTGATTTTTTTAAATAA
- a CDS encoding SDR family oxidoreductase: MVHERIALITGANRGIGFEICKQLAQKKIKVILTARDEAKGKAAVQKLVKEGLDAVFYQLNVSDATSVKNLADRIQKELGRLDILINNAGIFIDPGKLAQNVELDIVRKTLEINLLGPLSLCQTFIPLMKKHHYGRIVNLSSGMGAFNEMAGGNASYRISKTALNSMTAILASELTGSNILVNTMCPGWVRTDMGGKNATRSVERGADTAIWLATLPDNGPSGKFFRDRKEIPW, from the coding sequence ATGGTTCACGAAAGAATTGCCCTTATCACAGGCGCAAACCGAGGTATCGGGTTTGAAATTTGCAAACAGCTCGCTCAAAAAAAAATTAAAGTCATTTTAACCGCACGTGACGAAGCGAAAGGAAAGGCCGCTGTTCAGAAACTGGTGAAAGAAGGGTTGGATGCTGTGTTCTATCAGCTGAATGTTAGCGATGCTACCAGCGTCAAAAATCTCGCTGATCGGATTCAGAAAGAACTTGGCAGACTGGACATCCTGATTAATAACGCGGGTATTTTTATCGACCCGGGTAAGCTTGCCCAGAATGTGGAGCTGGATATCGTCAGAAAAACCCTGGAGATTAATTTGCTTGGACCCTTAAGCTTGTGTCAGACTTTTATCCCACTGATGAAAAAGCATCATTACGGCAGAATCGTCAACCTTTCAAGCGGTATGGGCGCTTTTAACGAAATGGCTGGCGGGAATGCAAGTTACCGAATTTCAAAGACTGCGCTCAATTCAATGACGGCTATTTTAGCAAGTGAATTAACAGGGTCCAATATTCTGGTGAATACTATGTGCCCGGGCTGGGTTCGAACAGACATGGGCGGCAAAAATGCGACACGTTCGGTCGAGCGAGGTGCCGATACCGCGATTTGGCTGGCCACACTTCCTGATAACGGGCCAAGTGGAAAATTCTTTCGCGATAGAAAGGAAATTCCCTGGTAG
- a CDS encoding aminotransferase class III-fold pyridoxal phosphate-dependent enzyme — protein sequence MANPNFSERDAVKIVREKFDLVATVSQLPSELDQNFLVKEKTGRKFVLKIGNAEEQKETLDFQNKVMEFLAKNNPPIVCPQIVPSISGEKITTVSGADGFPHYVRLVAYIPGQRLVDIKRHSPELLSSIGRYLGNLDKALTEFSHPAMNRKLIWDIKHAIETVSSQLGDIENSKQRKLVEGFLQEFEQKVVPILPDLRTSVIYNDANDYNVLVDGRLNQKMVGTIDFGDIVHTYTVAEIAIAGAYTMLDKKNPIFTAAQTVKGYHEAFPLTEPELKILFYLICMRLCTSVAISASRKKVAADNQYLTVSEKPAWHLLEYLATVNPQFAHYTFRNACKLSPCPKSAKVVKWLKGHESKIGPVCNYDLKTESILVFDLSVGSLDIQNPKQIENVNDFTKLLFSKMEAEKAKVGIGRYNEARLLYTGEQFKSEDSDSNEQRTIHLGIDLFMEAGEPILAPSDGIIHSFANNKKSLDYGPTIILQHQIPETKETFFTLYGHLSLDSLDGLYEGMSIKKGEQIGKLGASEINGGWPPHLHFQIISDMLDKKGDFPGVAAPGQREIWLSICPDPNLILGIPEDNFPQADVSKDEILQTRKLNFSKTLSISYQKPLKIVRGWMQYLYDDEGRRYLDAVNNVPHVGHSHPRVVKAAQEQMAVLNTNTRYLHDNLVRYAQRLCEKLPEPLSVCFFVNSGSEANDLALRLAKAHTKATEIIVVDGAYHGNLTSLVDISPYKFDGRGGSGAPAHVHKVIMPDVYRGPYKANDSNAGKKYAQYVLEEIEKIQKENKNVAAFICESLLGCGGQIVLPENYLKDAYRHVRDAGGVCIADEVQVGFGRVGSHFWGFETQEVVPDIVTLGKPIGNGHPLAAVVTTPEIAASFETGMEYFNTFGGNPVSCAVGLAVLDVIEEEKLQDNALRVGTYLKKSLEKLNEKHALIGDVRGLGLFLGIEFVRDRENLEPAAEEASYIIERMKECGILLSTDGPLHNVIKIKPPICFNEDDADLLMRTLDEVLDEI from the coding sequence ATGGCCAACCCTAATTTTTCCGAGCGAGATGCCGTCAAAATTGTTCGAGAGAAGTTTGATCTTGTTGCAACTGTCAGTCAACTTCCAAGCGAGCTCGATCAAAATTTCCTTGTAAAAGAAAAAACAGGTAGGAAGTTCGTTCTCAAAATCGGGAACGCCGAGGAGCAGAAGGAGACGCTTGATTTCCAAAACAAAGTTATGGAATTTCTTGCGAAAAACAACCCGCCGATAGTTTGCCCACAAATCGTTCCATCTATTTCAGGCGAGAAAATAACGACAGTATCCGGGGCAGATGGATTTCCCCACTATGTTAGACTAGTAGCTTATATTCCGGGTCAGCGACTGGTTGATATTAAGAGACATTCACCCGAACTCTTGAGCAGTATCGGGAGGTATTTAGGCAACTTGGACAAAGCGCTTACTGAATTTTCACACCCGGCTATGAACCGGAAGCTAATTTGGGATATAAAGCATGCTATTGAGACGGTAAGCAGTCAACTTGGAGATATCGAGAATTCAAAGCAACGAAAGCTCGTTGAGGGGTTCCTTCAAGAGTTTGAGCAAAAGGTGGTTCCGATATTGCCCGACCTTCGCACCAGCGTGATTTATAACGACGCCAATGATTATAACGTATTGGTTGATGGGCGGCTGAACCAAAAGATGGTTGGAACTATCGATTTTGGTGACATAGTACACACTTACACCGTGGCAGAAATTGCCATTGCTGGCGCTTATACAATGCTTGATAAAAAAAATCCGATTTTTACAGCGGCTCAGACTGTCAAAGGTTATCACGAAGCATTCCCCCTGACTGAACCCGAGCTGAAAATTTTGTTCTATTTGATTTGCATGCGTTTGTGCACCAGCGTGGCTATTTCCGCAAGCCGGAAAAAAGTTGCTGCGGACAACCAATATCTGACAGTGAGTGAAAAACCTGCCTGGCACTTGCTCGAATATCTGGCGACGGTGAATCCACAGTTCGCGCATTACACTTTTCGAAACGCCTGCAAATTGTCTCCTTGCCCAAAATCCGCGAAAGTTGTAAAATGGCTTAAGGGTCATGAGAGCAAGATCGGACCGGTCTGCAATTATGATTTAAAAACTGAGTCCATTTTAGTTTTTGATTTAAGCGTCGGAAGTCTCGACATTCAAAATCCAAAGCAAATCGAAAACGTAAATGATTTCACCAAGTTACTTTTTAGCAAGATGGAAGCAGAAAAGGCTAAGGTGGGCATCGGCAGGTACAATGAAGCTCGCTTACTTTACACCGGCGAACAATTCAAATCCGAGGATAGCGATTCGAATGAACAGCGCACGATTCATTTGGGCATCGATCTTTTTATGGAAGCCGGCGAACCAATCTTAGCACCTTCAGACGGCATAATCCACAGTTTTGCAAACAATAAGAAGTCTCTCGATTACGGGCCGACGATTATTTTACAGCATCAGATACCGGAAACGAAAGAGACCTTTTTTACGTTGTACGGACACCTCAGTTTAGATTCGCTTGATGGCCTCTATGAAGGCATGTCGATTAAAAAGGGCGAACAAATTGGCAAACTTGGAGCGTCGGAAATCAATGGCGGTTGGCCGCCGCATTTACATTTTCAAATTATCAGCGACATGCTTGATAAGAAAGGCGATTTCCCGGGGGTCGCTGCGCCAGGTCAGCGGGAGATTTGGTTGAGCATCTGTCCCGATCCCAACCTTATATTGGGGATTCCTGAAGACAACTTTCCTCAGGCTGATGTAAGCAAAGATGAAATCCTGCAAACAAGAAAACTAAATTTCAGCAAGACGCTGAGTATCTCTTATCAAAAGCCGCTCAAAATTGTCCGTGGGTGGATGCAGTATCTTTACGATGACGAAGGACGCAGATACCTGGATGCAGTCAATAATGTTCCCCATGTCGGTCACTCACATCCGCGGGTGGTCAAAGCCGCACAGGAGCAAATGGCGGTCCTGAACACCAATACCCGCTATCTTCACGATAATTTAGTTAGATACGCGCAGCGGCTTTGTGAAAAACTGCCCGAGCCGCTCAGTGTTTGTTTCTTCGTTAACTCCGGCAGCGAAGCGAATGACCTCGCTTTGCGCTTGGCAAAAGCTCACACAAAAGCTACTGAAATAATTGTTGTCGACGGCGCTTATCACGGCAATCTTACTTCACTAGTTGATATTAGTCCATATAAATTTGATGGCCGCGGCGGTTCCGGCGCACCCGCTCATGTGCACAAGGTCATCATGCCGGATGTTTACCGGGGACCTTACAAAGCAAATGATTCCAATGCCGGTAAAAAATATGCACAATACGTCCTGGAAGAGATTGAGAAAATTCAAAAGGAAAACAAAAATGTAGCCGCATTCATTTGCGAATCTCTCCTGGGCTGCGGCGGCCAAATTGTTCTTCCTGAGAATTATCTGAAAGATGCATATCGGCACGTTAGAGACGCTGGCGGCGTCTGCATTGCCGATGAAGTGCAAGTTGGATTTGGCAGAGTCGGCAGTCACTTCTGGGGTTTTGAAACGCAGGAAGTTGTTCCGGATATTGTTACACTAGGAAAGCCGATTGGCAACGGCCACCCGTTGGCAGCGGTGGTAACGACGCCGGAAATCGCTGCCTCTTTTGAAACCGGTATGGAATATTTCAATACTTTTGGCGGTAACCCGGTTTCCTGCGCCGTTGGACTGGCCGTTTTGGATGTCATTGAAGAAGAAAAGCTGCAGGACAACGCACTTAGAGTTGGCACTTATTTGAAAAAAAGTCTTGAGAAACTAAACGAGAAGCATGCTTTAATCGGGGATGTCCGTGGCCTTGGGCTTTTTCTCGGTATTGAGTTTGTCCGCGATCGTGAGAATCTGGAACCGGCTGCTGAAGAGGCTTCGTACATTATTGAAAGGATGAAAGAATGCGGCATTCTGCTCAGCACAGATGGGCCGCTGCACAACGTGATTAAGATTAAACCGCCGATTTGCTTTAATGAAGATGATGCTGATTTGCTGATGAGAACGCTTGATGAGGTTTTAGATGAGATTTAA